In the Cryptococcus neoformans var. neoformans JEC21 chromosome 1, complete sequence genome, one interval contains:
- a CDS encoding aminopeptidase, putative: MASLLLPLFFHLLSSLAETAAAGATPSSSPALFVSSDPPAHDTAGCLKTSYYGTYGGAPKEQDHIYLPTAECLLTVSALDAVTSGSIVSVNDLMLGDGDRLVWVGRSGVSHKDSQVVPLIEESWNLISSHSRDIVSESNSRGVGYGTQHVLQKANELHHIRPITLVHQTEHSLLVNVPSSFLPIFDTLLPPHLVPVALPIAPLPISVSGWQSVPKKFAKHLANITEHLSFSPELDRIVSEGIRLNQIRRDVRWLTGEAPSGIESRHSFTSGAVKAAQWISSQVESTGADCSLQYFLSGFAPNVICHYPSTLNSTERVIFSAHYDSRGSFGSTRAPGGDDDGSGTGHLLSLARAISNQGIVFEKAVTLAFFAGEEQGLLGSHAYAEYLNSQNATVLLQVQADMLGYHAPGEPLQLGLPETIHLPEASYLIGNLSQLYSPELVVGKTAACCSDHQSFVTYGFPATQVFERNGPIVDPMYHNSGDVSQREGYDFEQIVSIAKVTLSALLTVAGYKRVPV, translated from the exons ATGgcctctctccttctgcccCTATTTTTCCACCTTTTGTCATCCCTCGCCGAAACCGCAGCCGCAGGGGCCAccccctcatcttctccagctctcTTTGTTTCGTCTGACCCCCCTGCGCACGACACCGCAGGTTGCCTCAAAACATCCTATTATGGCACATATGGAGGAGCACCGAAGGAGCAGGATCATATATATCTTCCTACCGCCGAGTGTCTTCTCACCGTATCAGCCTTGGACGCTGTCACATCAGGCTCTATCGTTTCAGTGAATGATTTGATgcttggtgatggtgaCCGCCTGGTCTGGGTTGGCCGCTCTGGTGTATCGCACAAAGATAGTCAAGTCGTACCTCTCATAGAGGAAAGCTGGAACTTAATCTCTAGCCACTCACGTGATATCGTTTCGGAGAGTAATAGCAGAGGTGTGGGATATGGCACCCAGCATGTTCTCCAAAAGGCAAACGAGCTGCATCACATTCGTCCAATCACACTGGTCCATCAAACGGAACACTCGCTGCTTGTCAACgttccatcatcttttctGCCAATTTTTGACACTCTGCTTCCCCCTCATCTGGTCCCCGTTGCGCTCCCAATCGCTCCGTTACCTATATCAGTTTCAGGATGGCAATCTGTCCCCAAGAAATTTGCCAAGCACCTTGCGAATATCACCGAGCATCTGAGCTTTTCACCGGAGTTAGACAGAATCGTGTCTGAAGGCATCAGGTTGAATCAGATAAGGAGAGACGTTAGATGGCTGACTGGGGAGGCACCCAGCGGGATTGAGTCAAGGCACAGCTTCACTTCTGGGGCTGTTAAAGCCGCCCAGTGGATATCAT CCCAGGTAGAAAGCACGGGCGCTGATTGCTCTTTACAGTATTTCCTCTCTGGTTTTGCTCCCAATGTCATCTGTCACTACCCATCCACCCTCAATTCCACGGAGCGTGTCATATTCTCCGCCCATTATGATTCTCGCGGTTCTTTTGGTTCTACTCGAGCTCCTGgtggcgatgatgatggttctGGCACAGGTCATCTCTTGAGCCTCGCTCGCGCGATCAGTAATCAGGGGATTGTGTTTGAGAAAGCAGTAacccttgcctttttcgctggagaagagcaaggacTGCTCGGTAGTCACGCTTATGCGG AGTACTTAAATTCCCAAAACGCGACGGTCCTACTGCAAGTTCAAGCTGACATGCTCGGCTATCATGCC CCTGGCGAACCTTTGCAGCTGGGTTTACCAGAAAC TATACACCTTCCTGAAGCAAGCTATTTGATTGGTAACCTTTCCCAACTCTATTCTCCAGAGCTTGTTGTTGGGAAGACTGCAGCATGCTGCTCCGATCACCAAAGCTTCGTTACCTACGGCTTCCCCGCCACACAAGTTTTCGAGCGCAATGGCCCCATTGTGGACCCAATGTACCATAATTCCGGGGATGTCTCTCAAAGGGAGGGATATGATTTTGAACAAATTGTATCTATCGCAAAGGTTACACTGTCAGCATTGCTTACCGTGGCTGGGTATAAAAGAGTGCCAGTTTAG